In one window of Luteitalea sp. DNA:
- the pgk gene encoding phosphoglycerate kinase — translation MKRTIKDLNLQGRRVFIRVDFNVPLKGGVIGDDTRVRASLPTLRFALAQNPQVVVLASHLGRPKGEPHPEMSLRPVAAHLAELLNRPVTFAEDCIGEPARAALRDAGDGGIVLLENLRFHKEEEANDEAFAKELASLCDVYVDDAFGSAHRAHASTEGMVCAVKEAAAGLLMARELEYLGKALERPERPFVAVLGGAKVSDKLEVIENLLTRVDSLVIGGAMAYTFLKARGVPVGKSLVETALTGTAADVERRAKARRVTLALPTDHVVTDRIAPDAEGERLAVGDPAIGDRMGVDIGPETATDYAELVKGAKTVVWNGPMGVFEVDRFAAGTTAVARAVAEVEGTTIVGGGDSIAAITKAGVADRVSHISTGGGASLEFLGGRTLPGVAVLPDA, via the coding sequence GTGAAACGAACCATCAAAGATCTGAACCTGCAGGGGCGTCGGGTGTTCATCCGTGTGGACTTCAACGTGCCGCTCAAGGGTGGAGTGATTGGGGACGACACGCGCGTCCGGGCGTCGCTGCCGACCCTTCGCTTCGCGCTGGCGCAGAATCCACAGGTGGTGGTTCTCGCGTCACATCTCGGCCGGCCGAAAGGCGAGCCGCATCCGGAGATGAGTCTGCGGCCCGTGGCTGCTCACCTCGCTGAGCTCTTGAATCGGCCCGTCACCTTTGCAGAAGACTGCATTGGTGAGCCCGCGCGTGCGGCTCTGCGCGATGCCGGAGACGGTGGCATCGTCCTCTTGGAGAACCTGCGTTTTCACAAAGAGGAAGAAGCCAACGACGAGGCGTTTGCGAAGGAGCTGGCGTCCTTGTGCGACGTCTACGTGGACGATGCGTTCGGGTCGGCGCATCGGGCACATGCGTCGACGGAGGGTATGGTGTGCGCGGTGAAGGAGGCCGCCGCGGGCCTCCTCATGGCGCGCGAGCTCGAATATCTGGGCAAGGCGCTGGAGCGACCGGAGCGGCCGTTCGTGGCGGTGCTCGGAGGCGCGAAGGTCTCCGATAAGCTGGAAGTGATCGAGAACCTCCTCACGCGCGTGGACAGTTTGGTGATTGGCGGCGCGATGGCCTACACGTTCCTCAAGGCGCGTGGCGTGCCGGTGGGCAAATCGCTCGTCGAGACGGCGCTCACCGGAACGGCCGCCGACGTGGAACGGCGGGCCAAGGCACGCAGGGTCACACTGGCGTTGCCAACAGATCATGTCGTCACCGACAGAATCGCGCCGGATGCCGAAGGCGAGCGGCTTGCCGTCGGCGATCCTGCAATTGGCGACCGAATGGGTGTCGACATCGGCCCGGAAACAGCCACCGACTACGCCGAGCTCGTGAAGGGGGCCAAGACGGTGGTCTGGAACGGTCCAATGGGGGTGTTCGAGGTGGACCGCTTCGCCGCGGGCACCACCGCAGTCGCGCGAGCGGTGGCGGAGGTCGAGGGCACGACGATCGTTGGAGGCGGCGACTCGATTGCAGCGATAACGAAGGCAGGCGTGGCCGACCGCGTCAGCCACATCTCGACCGGCGGCGGTGCGTCGCTCGAGTTCCTGGGTGGGCGCACACTGCCGGGGGTGGCTGTGCTGCCCGACGCGTAA
- a CDS encoding YHS domain-containing protein — MIVTWFLGRAASAGKTDHFCSETCKKRFTADPQTYSNHK; from the coding sequence CTGATCGTGACATGGTTTCTAGGTAGGGCCGCCTCGGCGGGAAAGACCGACCATTTCTGCAGTGAGACGTGCAAGAAGCGGTTCACGGCGGATCCGCAGACGTATTCCAACCACAAATAG
- a CDS encoding nuclear transport factor 2 family protein, whose amino-acid sequence MARRSLALCAVLLLASIVGATETDKAMRMPLKHYLMGHATGDPSYMRKAFLPTAHIEGMRDGKFVSWTLEEYCALFTGKPAQDEASRRRTIDSVDVSGNAAMARATLVHGATTFTDYFVLLKVGDEWKIANKVYAAARSTSE is encoded by the coding sequence ATGGCTCGCCGATCCTTGGCGCTCTGCGCCGTTCTGCTGCTCGCTTCCATCGTCGGGGCAACTGAAACAGACAAAGCTATGCGCATGCCCTTGAAACACTATCTGATGGGGCACGCGACGGGCGACCCGTCTTACATGCGCAAGGCGTTCCTGCCGACGGCCCACATCGAGGGCATGCGTGACGGTAAGTTCGTTTCGTGGACCCTCGAAGAATACTGTGCGCTCTTCACGGGCAAGCCAGCTCAAGACGAGGCGTCACGTCGCCGGACCATCGATAGCGTGGACGTTTCCGGCAACGCGGCAATGGCCCGTGCCACACTCGTTCATGGCGCGACGACGTTCACCGACTATTTCGTGCTGCTGAAAGTCGGCGATGAATGGAAGATCGCCAACAAGGTCTATGCGGCTGCACGCAGTACGAGTGAATAG
- a CDS encoding helix-turn-helix domain-containing protein — protein MGRHHSRSIPLRATTRTDYLDRIRRVLRFVQEHLDNELTPDECARVAHFSRYHFHRIFSGLVGESLREHVRRIRLERAAGELRRTDRSVIEIALAAGYGAHEPFTRAFRAHFGAPPAELRKQSEPLMFRRALCGVHYGIDDVVSRFVPLQEDSNMIEVSIETQPARRLLATAYKGDYLRIGQAFDRVCAFAGQRGLLGPDTASIGIYYDDWDVTPVADLRAHAGITVAESFGPAPEGFELIDLPTGEYAIGIHRGPYEKLHESYRWLFGQWLPSSERDAANQPCHEIYMNDPAKTAPEDLVTHICIPLVGARQELRGIPAEAVEQ, from the coding sequence ATGGGCCGGCACCATTCGAGGTCAATCCCGTTGCGAGCGACGACCAGGACCGACTATCTCGATCGCATTCGGCGCGTGCTCCGTTTCGTCCAGGAGCATCTGGACAACGAGCTGACGCCAGACGAATGCGCACGCGTGGCGCACTTCTCGCGGTACCACTTCCATCGCATCTTCAGCGGCCTTGTCGGCGAGTCACTTCGCGAGCATGTCCGCCGGATACGACTGGAACGTGCCGCCGGCGAGCTGCGCCGCACAGACCGTAGCGTCATCGAGATTGCGCTGGCGGCCGGCTATGGAGCGCACGAGCCGTTCACGCGCGCGTTCCGCGCCCACTTCGGCGCGCCGCCTGCGGAGCTCCGAAAGCAGTCGGAACCGCTCATGTTTCGTCGCGCGTTGTGCGGCGTGCACTATGGGATTGACGATGTGGTGTCCCGGTTCGTGCCACTTCAGGAGGATTCCAACATGATCGAGGTAAGCATCGAGACCCAGCCTGCACGTCGCCTGCTCGCCACCGCATACAAGGGCGACTACTTGCGCATCGGCCAGGCGTTCGACCGCGTGTGTGCCTTCGCCGGCCAACGAGGTCTACTCGGGCCGGATACCGCATCCATTGGTATCTACTACGACGACTGGGACGTCACACCGGTCGCCGACCTGCGTGCTCATGCGGGCATCACCGTCGCGGAGAGCTTTGGTCCCGCGCCGGAAGGATTCGAGCTGATCGATCTGCCCACGGGTGAATATGCCATAGGTATTCACCGTGGTCCGTACGAGAAGCTGCACGAGAGCTATCGTTGGCTCTTTGGGCAGTGGCTGCCCTCGAGCGAGCGGGACGCTGCCAACCAGCCGTGCCATGAGATCTACATGAACGATCCGGCAAAAACGGCCCCGGAGGATCTCGTCACGCACATCTGCATTCCGCTCGTTGGGGCACGACAGGAGCTGCGAGGCATTCCTGCCGAAGCCGTTGAACAGTGA
- the secG gene encoding preprotein translocase subunit SecG — protein sequence MLYYILTTVYVVVCLLMMVVVLLQQGRGDVASAFGGAGTQTAFGARQGATVLTKATTVLGALFMIGALLLAVVGQRGPGSLLSGVGAPKPAQQSAPAKPAPTTPPASQEETGTPQGQEKPSGLPQQDSADEKPAPKAPASEKPAPNAQEKPASKPPSKP from the coding sequence ATGCTCTATTACATCCTGACGACGGTGTATGTGGTCGTTTGCCTGCTGATGATGGTGGTCGTCCTCCTCCAGCAGGGGCGCGGGGACGTTGCGAGCGCCTTTGGAGGCGCGGGCACCCAGACGGCGTTTGGCGCGCGCCAGGGTGCGACCGTCCTCACCAAGGCCACGACCGTGCTCGGTGCGCTGTTCATGATCGGCGCCCTCCTGCTCGCCGTTGTCGGACAGCGTGGTCCGGGCTCGCTTCTGAGTGGTGTCGGGGCCCCAAAACCCGCCCAGCAGAGCGCGCCAGCGAAGCCGGCGCCCACGACCCCGCCCGCATCGCAAGAGGAAACTGGAACGCCGCAAGGGCAAGAAAAGCCGTCTGGTCTGCCCCAGCAGGACTCGGCAGACGAAAAGCCAGCACCGAAGGCCCCGGCAAGCGAGAAGCCAGCACCGAACGCGCAGGAGAAGCCGGCGTCCAAGCCCCCGTCGAAGCCGTAG
- a CDS encoding FtsX-like permease family protein: MALSTASFGQLWRRLLRAPLFTVVSVLTLGVGIGANTAIFSVVYAVLLKPLPFTEPGRLVGVWHTAPGFGVDLANVSPATYLTYRDESRVFEDIGMWDTGQVSLTGRGEPERVEALYVTDGTLPILEVQPVLGRVFTRADDAPGSPQRTVLTYGYWQRRFGGARDIVGQTVSIDGEPVEIIGILPSSFNFLRTSPALVLPFQINRAETHLGNFSFQAIARLRPDVTIAQANRDVARMIPLMLERFAPPRGFTRQAFEEIRLGPNVRPLSKDVIGDVGRVLWILLGTVGIVLLIACANVANLFLVRAEGRQQEFAVRAALGASRGRLARELLGESMTLGLAGGLVGLVLARAAIGLLVWLAPSGLPRLDEIGLDPIVLLFTLAISIIAGLLFGVIPVFKFGAPSATALKEGGRSTSDGPERHRARNTLVVGEVALALVLLVVSGLMIRTFLALRQVDPGFTRPEEVQTFRLAIPEALVSDRHQTVRTHEQIVQRLQQLPGVTSVGLSSSITMDGNDSSDPILVEERPDVGRQMPPLRRFKFIAPGYFETMGNPVRMGRAITWRDIYQDALVAVVSENLAREYWKDPAEAIGKRIRFNPTNPWREIIGIVGNERDDGLNRAAPTIVYWPMAMEQFYSEEPFISRTMAYAVRSTRMSSPGFLREIQQAVWSVNPNLPLASVQTLDEIRADSMAQTSFALTMLVIAAAVALLLGVVGLYGVIAYIAAQRTREIGIRMALGAQAGDVCRLFVRQGLWLTGIGVALGVAATLGLTRLMSSLLFGVSAMDPITYLTVSASLGGVALLATYLPARRASRIDPISALRSDR; this comes from the coding sequence ATGGCGCTTTCCACTGCATCATTTGGCCAGTTGTGGCGCAGGCTGCTGCGCGCGCCGCTCTTCACTGTCGTCTCGGTGCTGACGCTCGGCGTTGGCATCGGCGCGAACACCGCCATTTTCAGCGTTGTCTACGCCGTTTTGCTCAAGCCGTTGCCTTTCACCGAGCCGGGGCGTCTCGTCGGCGTGTGGCACACGGCGCCCGGGTTCGGCGTCGACCTCGCCAACGTGAGTCCTGCGACCTACCTCACGTACCGTGACGAGAGCCGCGTGTTCGAGGACATCGGCATGTGGGACACGGGGCAGGTCTCTTTGACGGGTCGCGGCGAGCCTGAACGTGTCGAAGCCCTCTACGTGACCGATGGCACGCTGCCGATCCTCGAGGTGCAGCCGGTGCTCGGTCGGGTCTTCACTAGGGCCGACGACGCGCCTGGCAGTCCGCAGCGGACGGTCTTGACGTACGGTTATTGGCAGCGTCGATTCGGCGGCGCTCGAGACATCGTCGGTCAGACCGTGAGCATCGATGGCGAGCCGGTCGAGATCATCGGCATCCTTCCGTCATCCTTCAACTTTCTCCGCACGAGCCCAGCTCTGGTCTTGCCGTTCCAGATCAATCGTGCCGAAACACACCTGGGCAATTTCAGCTTCCAAGCCATCGCACGGCTCAGGCCAGATGTGACAATCGCGCAGGCCAATCGTGATGTGGCGCGCATGATCCCGCTGATGCTCGAGCGCTTCGCGCCGCCGCGCGGGTTCACGCGGCAGGCCTTCGAGGAGATACGGCTCGGGCCAAACGTGCGCCCGCTGTCGAAAGACGTGATTGGCGACGTCGGACGTGTGCTGTGGATTCTCCTGGGCACCGTCGGCATCGTGTTGTTGATCGCTTGCGCCAACGTCGCCAACCTGTTTCTCGTGCGGGCCGAGGGACGACAGCAGGAGTTTGCGGTCCGCGCCGCGCTGGGCGCGAGCCGCGGTCGTCTGGCCCGGGAGCTGCTCGGCGAGAGTATGACGCTCGGACTGGCGGGCGGCCTGGTTGGGCTGGTGCTCGCCCGGGCGGCCATTGGCCTGCTCGTCTGGCTTGCGCCGTCCGGACTGCCGCGCCTCGACGAGATCGGCCTGGATCCCATTGTGCTGCTGTTCACGCTCGCGATCTCCATCATCGCGGGGCTGTTGTTCGGCGTGATTCCTGTGTTCAAGTTCGGGGCGCCGAGCGCGACCGCTCTGAAGGAGGGCGGCCGATCGACGAGTGACGGTCCCGAACGGCACCGCGCACGCAATACGCTCGTCGTGGGGGAGGTCGCGCTGGCGCTCGTGCTGCTGGTCGTGTCGGGTCTCATGATTCGCACATTCCTCGCGTTGCGCCAGGTCGATCCCGGCTTCACGCGTCCTGAGGAGGTGCAGACCTTCCGCCTCGCGATCCCCGAGGCCCTCGTCAGCGATCGACACCAAACCGTGCGGACACACGAACAGATTGTCCAGCGCTTGCAGCAGCTTCCTGGCGTGACGTCAGTCGGCTTGTCATCGTCCATCACGATGGATGGCAATGACAGCAGCGATCCAATCCTCGTCGAGGAGCGCCCCGACGTTGGGAGACAGATGCCCCCGCTTCGCCGATTCAAATTCATCGCGCCTGGCTACTTCGAGACGATGGGGAACCCGGTGCGAATGGGGCGTGCCATCACGTGGAGGGACATCTATCAAGATGCGCTCGTCGCCGTCGTGTCTGAGAATTTGGCGCGTGAGTACTGGAAGGACCCGGCGGAGGCGATTGGCAAGCGCATCCGATTCAACCCGACGAATCCCTGGCGCGAGATCATCGGGATCGTCGGCAACGAGCGCGATGATGGGCTGAATCGAGCGGCACCCACCATCGTGTATTGGCCGATGGCGATGGAGCAGTTCTATTCCGAGGAGCCGTTCATCTCTCGCACGATGGCGTACGCCGTGCGGTCGACCCGGATGAGCTCGCCTGGCTTCCTGCGCGAGATTCAGCAGGCGGTCTGGTCGGTGAATCCGAATCTGCCGCTCGCGAGCGTGCAGACGCTCGATGAGATCCGGGCAGACTCGATGGCCCAGACCTCCTTTGCGCTCACGATGCTGGTCATCGCTGCAGCGGTGGCGCTGCTTCTCGGTGTCGTCGGCCTCTACGGCGTGATCGCCTACATCGCCGCGCAGCGGACGCGTGAGATCGGCATCCGCATGGCGTTGGGCGCGCAGGCGGGAGACGTCTGCCGGTTGTTCGTCCGCCAGGGCCTCTGGCTCACTGGGATTGGCGTGGCGCTCGGCGTTGCCGCAACGCTGGGGCTCACGCGACTAATGTCCTCATTGCTCTTCGGTGTCAGCGCGATGGACCCGATCACCTATCTGACCGTGTCCGCCAGCCTGGGAGGCGTGGCGTTGTTGGCCACGTATCTGCCGGCCCGCCGCGCGTCGCGTATCGACCCGATCAGCGCCCTGCGCTCGGACAGGTGA
- a CDS encoding triose-phosphate isomerase, producing MRMPFVAANWKMYKTVHEAVAFAKQFKSAAKDLVDMEIVLAPPFLALHAVADAVRATGIAVAGQDLYWEREGAFTGAVSGPMLREAGAELVIIGHSERRRLFGETDETVSRKVHAAFSADLTPIVCVGETLEQRDRGETLSVLDQQLTRDLDGLSGEQVGLLVVAYEPVWAIGTGRNATPEQAAEAHQHIRQRLRGWFGADAADQCHVIYGGSVKPDNTAELMRQPDVDGALVGGASLDVTGFLAIVNATRVAAARK from the coding sequence ATGCGCATGCCGTTTGTGGCAGCCAATTGGAAGATGTACAAGACGGTCCACGAAGCCGTGGCCTTCGCCAAGCAGTTCAAGAGCGCGGCAAAGGACCTGGTTGACATGGAGATCGTTCTGGCGCCGCCGTTCCTGGCGCTACACGCGGTCGCGGACGCGGTACGGGCAACCGGCATCGCCGTGGCCGGACAGGATTTGTACTGGGAGCGCGAGGGAGCGTTCACGGGTGCAGTGAGTGGCCCCATGCTGCGCGAGGCAGGCGCAGAGCTCGTCATCATCGGCCACTCGGAGCGTCGCCGCCTGTTTGGTGAGACGGATGAGACCGTGAGCCGCAAGGTGCATGCGGCATTCAGCGCAGATCTGACGCCGATTGTCTGCGTCGGTGAAACACTCGAGCAGCGGGATCGTGGGGAGACGCTGAGCGTCCTCGACCAACAGCTCACGCGCGATCTGGATGGACTCTCGGGCGAGCAGGTCGGTCTGCTGGTGGTGGCCTACGAGCCAGTGTGGGCGATCGGCACGGGACGGAACGCGACACCCGAGCAGGCGGCGGAAGCCCACCAGCATATACGGCAACGGCTGCGAGGCTGGTTTGGCGCCGACGCCGCGGACCAGTGCCATGTGATCTACGGCGGCAGCGTAAAGCCGGACAACACCGCCGAGCTCATGCGCCAGCCTGACGTCGATGGCGCCTTGGTCGGTGGAGCGAGCCTCGACGTGACCGGCTTCCTCGCCATTGTCAACGCCACCCGCGTGGCCGCCGCGAGAAAGTAA